From one Planococcus citri chromosome 3, ihPlaCitr1.1, whole genome shotgun sequence genomic stretch:
- the LOC135838792 gene encoding uncharacterized protein LOC135838792: MAPKLYVVLAVLAIFFAENVNCDSTDGSTPSPSTPPTSPSPSTSPPTPPTSPSTSPTSLCTPSTSPPTPPTSPPTPPTSPSTSPTSPSTPPTSPSTPPTSPTPTTSPTPPTGTPPANGTPPANGSTPTNNPAPANGAPSAALVSITNCNIIEFAKINFPFVCT; this comes from the coding sequence ATGGCTCCAAAATTATACGTTGTGCTAGCGGTTTTGGCGATTTTCTTCGCTGAGAATGTAAACTGCGATTCTACAGACGGTTCTACACCAAGTCCTTCCACGCCTCCGACTAGCCCTTCACCTTCAACTAGTCCTCCTACGCCACCGACTAGTCCGTCTACATCTCCAACTAGTCTTTGTACACCCTCGACTAGTCCTCCTACGCCACCAACTAGTCCTCCTACACCTCCGACTAGTCCGTCTACATCTCCAACTAGTCCTTCTACACCTCCAACTAGTCCGTCCACACCTCCCACTAGTCCTACACCAACGACAAGTCCGACTCCTCCAACTGGTACACCACCTGCGAATGGTACTCCACCCGCTAATGGCTCTACTCCTACAAATAATCCTGCTCCTGCAAATGGTGCACCATCTGCTGCATTGGTGAGTATAACTAACTGCAATATCATCGAATTCGCCAAAATTAACTTCCcttttgtatgtacttga